ACTAGGGCAATAGGTTTTGTGCATTAACATAACCGTCAGTATAAATAGCTCCTTACCACTCGCGGTTGGCTTAATTGCATCGCCAGTGGAAATAACATTTCCACTTGCGGTTCACTTAAGCCAACTGCCAGTGTAAATAGCtcctttccactggcggttcactTAAGTGAGTCGTCAGCATTTCCATTGGCGGTTCCTTAAGCCAACCGCTAGTGTAAATAGCTTCTTTCCACTAGCGGTTCCTTAAATCGGTCCAACTTGTTTATTTTTACTGGTGCGTGGTAACTGAAACCACCAATATAAATTTGTGTGTACCGCTAGgttagagctcttttctacttATGGTATTCAAACAATATTTTTTAATTTTACGGAGAAAACCAAATATTTATTTTAAGTAGACAAAAGCGTGACACTGATTAATTACCTCCAAATTTCTAGCTGCTAAAATTGTAGACCATGGGCTTTCACTACAGCAAGCACCATAATTTCCACGGGCATAGCTATATATTTATTTGCCGTTTTAGCCTTAAAAGATTTTTTTCTTTGGATGAAAGATACCACCTCAGGGAAGACTAACCACTTAAATACATGAGATCATTCACTATAATAGTCATCTAGTAAGATAGACGAACAGTATGACCACTTCCATAAGCTTAATACAATTCAGGATTTGTTCTATGTGCAATAATGAATATCTCTAAATGTTTTGTTTATAGCATTTCAAACTAAAAGAAAATTAAGGTTCCTGCAAGTATGTCAGCTCAACGCACATAGAGTTGACAACGAATTGGTCACACATTAACAACACAGCCTTACCTTGCGACAAGACCGTTTTGAATCGATGGAACTGATAGGTAAGGCGGTTAGGTCACCGAAAAAAGTTATTTTCGGTGGTgtatagcttattttcggcgtcttctggccgccgaaaatgatcTCGCACAACAACAGGTACAGTCATTTTCGTCGGCCAGAGGCCGCCAAAAATAGGGCCTTCGCCGCCGAagatagcttattttcggcggtttaGGCCTATTTTCGGCGATCTTTGGCCGTCAGAAAAAATTAACCGAAAATAAGatattattttcggcggctgacacctggccgccgaaaatacttattttcggcggccaacaaGCGAGCCGCCGAAAATAATGGCATATTTTCGGCGTTGGCatctagccgccgaaaataacgacCGACGAAAATATGTCATGCCTCTTTTTGGCAGCCTCtgttggccgccgaaaattaacaaTTTCAGAGAAAAAATTGAAAAAATGCAAAAAACAGCAATTTCAGCAACAATATAATCACAATAAAATGACAGAAACATTTATTCCATAATTACACACATTTAACACAAAGTATCACACTTCTTCACAACCACATTGaagttcaccaaaatcaagttcaTAGTTCACAAATGGTTCATCACAATTCACAAATACATCGCATATATAGTCCATTACAACATAAAACAAACTCACAATTCGGCATAAAACTCAAACCATCACATATCAGGGTCATTGGAGTTGtgaccactacctccagaagcgaaaaactcgttgacgaagtcgtgtaacgggtttggattctaaagaaaaaagaagacattaataacggCAGTGTTTACATTaccactattcaaacaaattgtttgtcaaactaacctctcttgtagtagctccctcccctgcataagctcctcctggtgctggtatcaccggtggtggcgtgtAGTTCCCTCCCGGCCGAGTTTTTTTATCAAGTAGTCTTATCTCAGTAAGAAACAACTCTAAAACATGGCCAACAAGTTTCATATTTGAAAATACATCACATAAAGAGCTATGGGTCTGTCGAAGTCACTTTATTATCGCACACGTGACATATTTCAATAATTTGTTGTTTACTATTGAGCATAGCTCAGTACAATAACACCACATATTTCAGAAGCCACACACATTATTTAGATAGGTTTCCACTCATACTACACAAGGGACTTGATCTGAGAACCTGGCGATATGCAACATATCATATGTGTCTATATATAGATCGGATACCAGCATATGATGAGTGGAAGGCTATATATGTATGCATGAACTTTAGGGAATGCAACCAGGAGCTAAGTATGAGGGTTGCTTGAGAGGGTTGCTTGAGCAACCAGGAGCTAAGTATGAGGGTTGCTTGAGCTCAGTATGTGGTGCCTTTGGATGAGACATATCATCGATTGAATACTCACGGTTTGAACCAATACTATTGTCCATCAGCTTTCTTCCATGATGTATGCCCTTGGTTCCTTCATTTCTTCCATACGAATTTGCCAGCAAGGTGGTTTCTTCAGCCATCGTTCCATGATCAAAGTATGCAACTATGCACATCATGTTCAACAAAATGAGCAGTGCCACCGTTGCAGGCTTCATCTGTATATATTGGATATGTACACATTATATATGCTATATTTTGTAACATAATTAGTACGTGGAAAATATATTGAATCCTACTAAAGAAAACTGGTGTAGCTCACAAAAAGAAAAGGACTCACCCTAGTAAGCTGATTAGTTGAAACTTCTATTGTTGATAATCAAAGATACTCCAGGCACGCTATATATAGACAATGGAGAACAACCTATTTAGATGAAGAGGAGTCTCATGATGTTTGCATCTCTGGTTTGGGGGCTTTAGGGCTTGGCGCATCATGGCGCACCACAAACATCATAACATGTAGTACTGGTCTAGACCACTACTTACTATTGTAAAAATTGATTTAAGAACCAAGTAGTAGTGATAGCTACCACTATTGCAGCCAGGTCGAGCACACGTATCAATATCATCGCCTAGCAATGCGTGCATGAGGGTTAGTGCCAACACAAGGTTGATATGTGCATTTGTGTTTGGATTGTGATGAGTGATTGCCAACAAGTAGCGTCTTGGGTTGAGTCATGTAGACTAACAGGGGCTGGGCCACAAAATCTGGCGACACTGTTTCAGAAGGAATCAAAGGAGACACGTGGCATCATTATGAAGGATCTatcaaggcgaagcaacttcgTGAAAAGGGTGTGGTTGTCAGGTCGACATATCAAGAATTGGTCCATTTTACCATAGGCTGAGTGGATACACTATATGTATCTTGGGGTAGTTTAGGAAAGAGAAATAACTCATTATAAAAAAGACGGAGGgcttgtcacacccagttttggaaggaaaAACAACCTCgtgtttggtgtttaagcaagagtgggtacacatcaacgtactcaacaatgtCCTGTTTGGTTGAAGTGGATTAGctatatgtggggttaagctccagtagttgcttttagttggtcaggtatttatcattagtagaagccaagatTTATCATAGAACCCAAGTTGATACCCCAAAAGAAAgcacctcctcagagaggaaagtACCAGACATCATAAGTATAGCTatcatcattaaaccatcaacataaatgtatccagagtatctctaatcaaagaggatcccaaggctgctcttaactgtgagcacaactgatataccagtttctaaccctcaacaaaggttgcacactttacccacgagacaTGATTCGCTTCATTGATCTCTTCCTAGGTggtctggcagggtatcactacatagcatttacaaagattctcctggtgtgtagccgcccgttaggtttcgccagtcgtacaaacaaaaTCAAAGCAAGCAAGCGTTATGCCCCAACTCCCatgacggcacaacggcgaagcaAGCTACACCCCAGATTCCTCCAATTAATCAACTAAGGGCGTCCAAtagcaccctcatggttgtactgttttcccaggtggtttctcaatgaacaggtccttactgaAAATAATTATTTTCTGTTTTTAAAACCTGTTTAACGTGTCTAAAAATAATTTTCATtagcggttttattacgtcgaccaccagtggaaatcgatttccatTGATGGTTAAATTAActcaaccgctagtggaaatcgattttcactagcgatcctcagttacccgcctgtaaaaataaTGATTTCTATTTCTCCTAGCACCGATGGTTCTAAGAAATGCCAGTGAAAATAGGTTcacaaccgccactatagagcttctgtgtactagtgtggTATAATTATGTCACCAATATCTAGAAAATGACTGATTGATATGCATACCGAACACACTTTCGGTGTCTAGAACACTATCAGTGGCAACAACACACAATTTCAATGTCCAACTATCCATTACTCCTTAATACATAGATACATAAATTTCTAGACAAAGTTGTGTGGCCTTACATATTGCAAGTATCATGCCAGCTTGAGAGTATCAGAAAGATTGATTGGCTTTGCATGAAAGTAAGAATATCTTCTCATAACTGAGTGGGTTTGGTGCATGCGAGGTTTTTTGCCTAATGGCTAATGATTATAAAGCACCCCTCGAATATGTTGACACATGGGCAAATAAAGCGAATGGTATAATTATGTCACCAATATCAAAAATGACTGATTGGTATGCATACCAAACACACACTTTTCGATGTCTAGAACACGCACTATCGATGGCTAACACACACTTACGATGTCCAGGAATCTATTACTCCTATCATTCAATACAAAGATAAGTAtatctctagacatttatctcctaaataaagttaaaatAATTTTAGTGCCTACTAATATGTCGCCAGGATTTCGAACATTGCCTAGCTAGGAATGGGTTACCATGTCTAGATCTTACCTTTCCCATTAGATTGTCATTGTATGTATTCATGACCGCCAAATTCTATTTTTATGTTTTATATCTTGAAACTGAAACATTTGAATAAAAGGCCCTCATTTCCAATCTATATGATATATATCTATATATTATGGGTTTATATACAAGCACATCATTCCATGGTGACACTTCTAATTATGGATTACAATGCAGATTGATTTAATTAGCTAGTTCACCAGCTTTAGTTTTGATAATTGCAAGCTATAACAATAAAAATTATTAATTATATTAAATAGCTTCTAGCTTTGTTCTTTGATAAAGAAAACATTTACTAAAATTGTATAGACAGATGGTGATGATCTATTATATAAAATAAATGTGATATTAGTATTTTTTTATTGGTTGTGTGCACATAAGAAAAGGTAAAGGGGCTGGTATATGCACGGCGATCAGGGACTGGTTTTTGTTCTAGCTTAATTGAGCAATCTGCACATTAACAATTGAAACTACTTAGATAAATGAGGACTAATAACAATCAGCACCAAAGATGTTGTGAACCATGCAAAGGGCTCACACAGAATGACTTTCTGCTGCTAACGCGTATTAAAAAAGCAGCACATGCATGTCTACAATATTAACGTTGCCTACACCTTGCACGCTTTTATCAGTTTGACGGCAATATGATTGCTCCATTGTAGGGATTCGAGTGACATGAAATAGAAGCAGAGTGCCTTGAAAGGAGCTACGCATGCATGCTGAATTCGAAGCAGCAGTTTCAAAAGAAAACTTTATTCTTCATGCAACCATGTTAGGgcctgttcggttagctctcaatccatatggattgagcgggattggataggtttgaatcccaaacaagtcaaacttcttcacaattttttccaatcccatccaatccatgtgtgttaggaataaccgaacaagcccttaatgtTGTAAATCGTGGTCATTTATTTACTACGCTTGATTGGTTCAAAGCAGGCGCGTGACCAGGCTCGCGCTGGCCTGCGCGCCTGGATACTGCCGTTTTTTTTTTTGGTACGTGTGGGTGCATATAAATAACCTCAAAATAATTTATTTTGCATCAGTTCAAGCACTCTATATGCCTCCCACTTGCAGGCAACCAAATAAACACTTACACAAAGTTAACGCACACGGTGGTCCAGACCAAGACCATGCGGGTAATCAATCAGAAGGTATGTGCACGACCGGATACAATAAATCTTATTCCAGACATATGAAATCATAGGGGGCTCTCTGCTGTATTATTTGGTGCGTGAAATAACTAgctagaaagaaaaggaaatataGCTAGCTCAGTTGACAAATGAAATCATATAAATTTTACAAAGGAAATATAGCTAGAAAGAAAGGAAAAACTAGCTCAGTAGATAATTGTGTTGTCCCACTATTCATGGGGAATCGAGTGCAACCTTGCATCTAGCATATCTTTAGTTTTACAAATGCAATTGTTCTTCACAATCACGTTTGCCACTCGATCTGATCCGTGGTAAACACCATCTGCAATATATTACCATGATTGCCTCTAAGTTTCTAGCTTCTCAAGCTGTAGTCCGGCCTGGCCTGCTTGTCACAAACCTAGCTATTCAAAAGAATTATTTTTTAAAAGAAATATTCCTCCTGAGGAAAGATCAACCTCTCTTACTGCTTCGTTGAATATCAGGTCATGATGTGTGTTTGGATAGTTCAGTACGACGAAGTAAGTTCTACTCTGTTCCTTTTCCTCTTACGAACATCATCATATAATGATGAGATGCAGAAGATAGCAAACAATAATTTAAATTATCTTGTTTATATTATTTCGTGCATTGTACCTACTTTCTTCTATTTTCATATACATTTATAGGGACATAACGTATAAAGGAGGGTTGGATTAGACAACTTAAAATCTACTTTTAAAACTATGTCATCTAATTTTGACCAAGTCCAAATCTAAAGAAAAAAATAAGCTAGATGCAAAAAATTAAATCGTCTAGAATGGAGATCCACAAATGCCACAAAGATGGGACATACAACCTAGGATATATATGTAGATCCTATAGTGATTAATAAGAATAATATAATGTGATATCAAAATGATGCATTGAAGAGAATACTTACGTTCTTGTCGATGCAACATTGAATATAATACATACTTATACCTTACAACTTAAAGTAATGTATATTGTCTTGTTCCCTAAACCTTTTCCTATCTAAATACCCTATATAATTTGTTAGCCCAGTTTACAATTATTCTTCTTACATTGGATATACTCCTTATAATCATGATAGAACATGACATCATGCATGTGGTAGACTTGATGAGGAAGCTAGTCACAAAATACCACAAAAGAAATACTGTTAGACACGCGGTCGGCgataaccttatgtccgacggtctgtCGGACAGACGTGAGACAtatccttatgtccgacggctaccaCACAGACTGTCGGACATAAGCGATTTTAAGCTACAACGTCCAACCACGCCATTTCATTTCGCCCAACCTCACCAGTGCCTTcaccagcgccgccgccgccgcaaggCCAACCCACCTCGCCgtcgccgcctgccaccaccccCTCTGCCGCCCGCCACCGCCTCGCCTGTGCCCGCCACTGTGCCCGCAATCGCCTCCTGCCCATGCAGTCGCCCGTCCCGCCGGCGCCCGCCACAGCAGGCACCCGCGGGCGGCCTTCTAACCAGCGCCCTCTCTGCCCCCACCGCCTCATCGGCTCCAACGCCCATTCGCCCCTACATCGCCCGCCGCCAGCCATCCCGATCTCGCCATCGGCTAAGTGAGTATTTTTTGGCTTGTACTATAATTTCTAGATGCATATAAATTATTTGCTAGTAGTTATTTTTAGTATTAAATGATTCATTTGTTAAATATTGTTTAGTTTGTTATGTTCGACGCCCAGAGTTTGTTTATGTAATTAATTTAGCTTGTTTTAATTCATCCAGTGGTGTCTagataatttaaacttttaatttcagagggtaattattatgccctcagaaataaggtcattttatatgatttatGGTTCTATGAAATATTTTTTCTACATAATATTGTACTGGTGTGGTTTATTAGTTTAACTATGTAATAATTTACGATGATTCTAATTATTCGTAGTGTATCGTAGATGTAGGGGCGTGATTTACTTAATTAATGACGTTAAtgtctcgtatctagtatggaagaggatcgtcgatggatgtatgaaggttggaagaaaagatgTGCTCTACCAAGTGAGTGGGTCGGCAAAAGTGACGcatttctcgaccatgcttttgctcggtcagagattggaaccgatgttaggtgcccttgtagcaagtgcaAAACATTTATTTTCTTGACAGGAGGTCTATGTCGATAGATCTTTGTAAGAACGGTTATATGctaggctatgaggtgtgggtgcaccacggtgaggacccacctcatcatattgtatcggaagttcagtcacatgaagaggggggactatgtcacacccgaatttaaaggataatgccaggtgcatctcatatgtgcaccaaggaagaacaacacatataataacataatgTATAGAGatcaatgtcataaatatcataaatgtacttattacatagcggaagttttagaaaataaataataaatataaaactaACTAAATATTTTTTCTCTGGCgtgacaaagctgactgggagacgccacctagatcaagtcgaactcctcgttatgcggctcctcttcgaccacctgttcttctcctatggaagtgtgaggcagcaagggtgagctcacatatgttcatcgctcaacaagatatggggaataatgtgcatgaactcatcaaaggtgggaattcatgtgaagtgtaaggctgatcaacaaaataaaggttgaagctgagtattgctttttaagttggtcaaaattttattagcagttactaattgtaagtaaataccaaaccatagtaataataaataaaagtaataataaaataatcccaatgcaatgcagatgacaaattgaatttaatttcataaattaatcatgtgagtgtctgagctgctcatgaccgtgagcacggctagtatacccgttttacactctgcagaggttgcgcatctttacccacaagtcgtgttacccatttgccacggggttgatcggaccccatacacctctaccaaggaagcgatgcagggttccactacgaggcctttacaaagttcactagcttcagaaaacccgctatagtttctaggaagctctagtgcaggtatccctcgcctgaccgccatcgcagcaaaatcaacccgaggacctccccacactgaccactctcatactacccttgcccctatcgagaaaggtagtcctccactagctttcctagtttgtcagccaagggcatcccataccacccttgtggtagcactgttttcccgggtggttctccatgttcccattaacataatgatcttatcatgaacagtaaataataaactgataataaatagtgtaatcatgagtgatatatatctctatacccaaaaccacataaagcaatagcatgtactacccaaaaattcagtggtaacacaaggtataaagatagataaactagggtaacctattgggtcccatcaaaattaacctatgcagatcattatgattaataagaacatgactgagtaaaacgaagtgatcaagggcacaacttgccttcaacgagctcctgctcagcagtctccacctacTGAACCCCCGGATCcttagtagcttgctcgtctactcgcatcaatacaaacatacatagtatagcaaaaattaacatcacaccaaacaatagaaCAAAATGCATGATATTATCCTACGTtgtgtaacgagatcgtaggaacaagaatcactaaatttggatctATGATTATTAAGTTATGACTTTCAGAAGTTATTAAGTACTTGGAATAGCAtaactcatgtgaataattttagttcaagtttcatggctaaacaatgttactaagtgataaacaatattaaaacagaattaatgtctctggaatgaattaatttggagctaaaatgaatttaatatgatttatacaagtttctggaattatttttgtattgaaaattaatttctataattattttttTCTAATTTCTCTGATCTCAGGATTGGGCGCCAAATTCTGTAAAAGCCAGGGGCTAGCGCGCAAGTTTTCCCCCACACTCAAGTTACTGGCGCATGGACGACAGGTTAAATTCTAAAATCCATAAGGGCTCTTATGAAAATCTACCAGTGCGAAAGGGTGCGCGCCGATTTCGGGCATCAGATTGGAACTGGCGCATGGACGGTGGGTTAAATTCTAAAATCCACAAGGGCTCTTATGAAAATCTACCAGTGCGAAAGGGTGCGCGCCGATTTCGGCCTTCCGATCGGAACTAAGGGCCACGATTAGATCTCACACATCGCTCAACATCTCACCCCCGTGACCGCCCGATCGAGCATCAACGGAAGGGGGCAATCAAGTCCCAGCCACCTGATTCTGAATCGACGCACTAGATTTAAAACTGTGAAGTGTCCGTTCAATTCGATCTCAAACTCTACCACGTTTCTCCTCACTCTTAGCTAACTCCGGCGACCAGACTGAGGAATGCGGCGGCTCCATTACCGGCGCACCCAGTCTTCCCTTTCCTGATCACTATTCTCCGAGGAAGTAAGTGCTACTCTCTGTGGGGAAGGCCCCAATGCAGATGGGATGAGTACTAACCAACAACGACGATTAAGGCGAGGCGGCCACGGCAACCAGCGGAAGAACTCGACGGTGAACGCTCCGGTGATGAATTCGTCGCACGCCAACCACCGATTCCGCTCACGGAGGCTTCTATTACTCTTGATGCACCCAGACGAAGCTCCTCAGCCGCACTATCACGAGCCGAAGCGTGAATGGTGGAAACAGCGACCTCACCACGGCAATATCCCTCATGGTACCCCTCGACGCTGTTGATTATGTCCCTCAACTGCGCAGGCGGCGGCGAATTTGGGGGCAGTAGATCTGGGAAGACCCGCAATGGTTGTTTTATACGCGGATTCGGATGGATTCAACGGAATCCGAGATCACCGCGCTGCCCGAGCCCCCACTCCCTACGTGGACGTCGGCGGTCAACGAACAACCCGCTGATGAGCGGACCCCACAAGGCAGTGGCTCCCACACGCACGATTTCTCTGGAAAGACGGCCCTTACCCGCTGGGTCCACAGGGCGAGGCGCGAGCGAAATGGAGGCTATCAAATGGGCCCTGCACGTCAGGACGGCCGCGCGCAGGTCTCGGAATTGGGCTGAGCACGCGCTCCATGGGCCGGGCAGGCCGAATTCGGTCCACGCACAGTCTtcctatttctttttcttctccttttcttttattctcttttctttcttatttttgaatctaaatttgaatttcaaattttgtggTGAATTTGTTCTCAGTTAAATGTACAGTTTGAAAATACCAGTGTGGAAGATATTTattcttatttttattttattttacgtagtattttctcatttctttccttctcttATCTTCAAACCCTAAATTTAATTTGGGGTTCAATCCACATCTCAAGCTCTTATCCTATTTTTATTAATATATTTATGACCATTgcttaatgcacaaacaaaaattccaacatgatgcattaaaTATTCTTTTAATAGATATCTTGTCCTTATGATTAGGGTTAATCACATGTTATAATAATGAGATGGCAAACCAAATGATGATAACCCTTACTTTTCTTTAttcacaaagtgggtattacagactacgataggatggaagagttGCTTGACGATGTACGCATGAGCTTCTACCTATCGATTTCGAGAACCCCGTCAACCCTCTGATTATGAGGATCCTTCTACGcgtgaggttcagaagttcttcgagctccttaaagctatCAAAGAGTCGTTGCACgagcacacaaaagtgaccgtccttgtgtttgtgactcgacttatggctattaagtctatgttttcattctcaaacaactgttatAAGGAGCTTCTAAACTTGATTAGTGgtgtacttccggagaatcacaagatgccaaaggacatgtaccagtccaagaaatcgCTCTCTGGtctcggtatggactacgaaaaatCAATGTCTGTGACAATAACTGTATGCTTTTATGTAAGGAGACCGCGAGTGAGAAGAAGTGTACaatatgtggtgagcgtagattcgtagAGGTTGAAAACGATGATGGTTTCACCGTGACAACCGAGGTAGCAGTAAGCAGCTTCATTACATGCCTCTTATATgtcggttgaaacgtttgttcatctccaagaatacagcccaacacatgaggtggcacaatgAAGGCATACGTGAGAATCTAGATGTCATGGCGCATCCAGTTGATACAGATACATGGAAGGCACTAAATGCCTTTGATTCCAGCTTTGTTGATGAAGTGCGAAATGTCCGCTTCagtttggcaacagatggtttctcgcctTTCAATCTAACTGCATCGTCCTACTCATGCTGGCCCATTGAATCGACGAGTatcgagaaagaagaaagctacttggcgtccattgAATTAGCAAAAACAACTAGATCCagattttgattacgattacgattgacgagtatggaccattattttattgtatattttatttttttactTTTTTCATTATTTTGTTGTCTATTTATGTACTCATttgtttttgttaaaataggatgtcaaagaaaatgaggtcttttgctcgtagtttgcttgggacgaggagtagctcgaggagTGAGGATTCAGTTTTATCAGGGCAtaggttctaccatgagcagacaTAGAGCActggcagaacatttgc
This portion of the Zea mays cultivar B73 chromosome 2, Zm-B73-REFERENCE-NAM-5.0, whole genome shotgun sequence genome encodes:
- the LOC100275145 gene encoding uncharacterized protein LOC100275145 precursor — its product is MKPATVALLILLNMMCIVAYFDHGTMAEETTLLANSYGRNEGTKGIHHGRKLMDNSIGSNREYSIDDMSHPKAPHTELKQPSYLAPGCSSNPLKQPSYLAPGCIP